Genomic window (Candidatus Vicinibacter proximus):
TAATAAAAAGAGTTTTTTCACAGTCTGACGTTAGCAGTAACTCTGAAAGACGAAACCACGACCAAGACAATTAGAAAATGAAACTATTCTCATTTTTAAAGAAAGACAACACCAAGCCGACATACACGTGTTCTTGTTGCGGACAGGTTTGAGACGAGATACCTCTTTGCTTTGGGTCTGACTATCCAGATTATTACTTTTCTGTTCCACCAAACGAACGAGAAAAACGAATTGAGCTTAAAGAGAGTTTGTGTGTGGTGGATTCGAACAACATTTCTTTCATCGTGGTAGGCTGACAATTCCAATAACTGACCATACAGAGAATTTAATTTTTAACGTGTGGACATCAATCAGCGCGGACAACTTTGGAAAACGAATGGACTTGTGGGAAGACCCAAACAGGACGAAAGAAGAACCATATTTTGGTTGGTTACAAACAACCGTTC
Coding sequences:
- a CDS encoding DUF2199 domain-containing protein, translated to MCGGFEQHFFHRGRLTIPITDHTENLIFNVWTSISADNFGKRMDLWEDPNRTKEEPYFGWLQTTVPTYGDTLNIKTIAIEQEVGVIPEIKSIEEGHRLTIDQKTELHTKRAVEIVDEIIRRQHNAN